From the Solanum pennellii chromosome 4, SPENNV200 genome, one window contains:
- the LOC107016389 gene encoding isoleucine N-monooxygenase 1-like, translating into MMKIPNLLLMVISNNTTLFFIILTIFISIILKKWNTSVRNYNKPFPPGPKSWPIIGCLPQIFLKNKHALINRIHRIMEEMNTEIACIRVGNYHVIPVTSPELACEFLKSQDSVFSSRPICMSANLISNNYIASVFLPIGDQWMKMRRILASHVLSPTTFQWLSCKRDEEADNLLRFVYNNQCISINLRKVTRCYCGNVIRNMIFSKKSSFGSTIEEEEQVDALFTLLEYLHSFGVSDYLPWLSVFDLDGHKAIIKKAYAKATKYIDIEVDKRIQIWKDGNKTLEEDILDVLIMLKDTNGNPLMNVKEIKAQVLVSILIFNY; encoded by the coding sequence atgatgaaaataccAAACCTTCTTCTTATGGTTATCTCCAATAACACTACATTATTCTTCATTATATTGACAATCTTCATTTCTATTATTCTTAAGAAATGGAATACTAGTGTAAGAAATTACAATAAACCATTTCCTCCAGGTCCAAAATCATGGCCTATAATTGGATGTCTTCCtcaaatatttctaaaaaataagcATGCTTTAATTAATCGAATACACAGAATTATGGAGGAAATGAACACTGAAATCGCTTGCATTCGTGTTGGTAATTATCATGTTATTCCTGTAACTTCTCCTGAACTTGCTTGTGAGTTCTTGAAGAGTCAAGACTCCGTTTTCTCATCTAGGCCTATTTGTATGTCCGCGAACCTTATTAGCAATAACTATATAGCTTCTGTTTTCCTCCCCATTGGTGATCAATGGATGAAAATGAGAAGGATTCTTGCTTCTCATGTGCTATCACCAACAACATTTCAATGGCTGAGTTGTAAAAGGGATGAAGAGGCTGACAACCTTCTTCGATTCGTTTACAATAATCAAtgtattagtattaatttgaggAAAGTCACAAGATGTTATTGTGGAAATGTAATTAGGAATATGATTTTTAGTAAGAAGTCATCATTTGGAAGTACTATAGAAGAAGAGGAGCAAGTTGATGCACTTTTTACACTTCTTGAATATCTTCATTCTTTTGGTGTATCAGATTATTTACCATGGTTAAGTGTATTTGATTTGGATGGTCACAAGGCAATTATCAAGAAAGCATATGCTAAAGCAACaaaatatattgatattgaAGTTGATAAGAGGATACAAATATGGAAAGATGGCAACAAAACTTTGGAAGAGGACattcttgatgttcttattaTGCTCAAAGATACAAATGGAAATCCATTGATGAATGTTAAAGAGATTAAGGCACAAGTTCTTGTAAGTATACTTATattcaattattaa
- the LOC107017466 gene encoding isoleucine N-monooxygenase 1-like, which yields MMKTPNLLLMIISNNTTLFFIILTIFISIILKKWNTSVRNYNKPLPPGPKSWPIIGCFPQIILKNKHALINRIHKIMEEMNTEIACIRVGNYHVITVTSPELACEFLKSQDSVFSSRPICMSANLVSNGFLTPIFVPSGDQWMKMKKILTSHVLSPTSFQWLHCKRKEEADHLHRLVYNQCSNQLVINLRKVTRYHCGNVIRNIIFSKRSLFGIIEQDEEQIDAVFTLVEYVYSFSISDYLPWLSFFDLDGHKAVIKKAYAKATKYIDIEVDKRIQIWKDGNKTLEEDILDVLIMLKDANGNPLMNVKEIKAQVLEFFMATVDNPSNAVEWAFAEMLNEPKLMQKAIEELNTVVGINRWVQESDLSRLNYVKACIKEAFRLHPFMAFNVPHLSVSDTIVGEKYFIPEGSIVLLSRLGLGRNSRVWEEPLKFKPERHLKMEDDSEVVLTDSNLRLLSFSIGRRGCPAVKLGSTITTMLLARLLQGFTWDLPSNSPCNDLIESSKINHFSTLPLLAQAKPRLAKAMYL from the exons ATGATGAAAACACCAAACCTTCTTCTTATGATTATCTCCAATAACACTACATTATTCTTCATTATATTGACAATCTTCATTTCTATTATTCTTAAGAAATGGAATACTAGTGTAAGAAATTACAATAAACCACTTCCTCCAGGTCCAAAATCATGGCCTATAATTGGATGTTTTCCTCAAATCATCCTAAAAAATAAGCATGCATTAATTAATCGAATTCACAAAATTATGGAGGAAATGAACACTGAAATCGCTTGCATTCGTGTTGgtaattatcatgttattactgtAACTTCTCCTGAACTTGCTTGTGAGTTCTTGAAGAGTCAAGACTCCGTTTTCTCATCTAGGCCTATTTGTATGTCCGCGAACCTCGTTAGTAATGGCTTCTTGACTCCAATTTTTGTCCCAAGTGGTGATCAAtggatgaaaatgaaaaaaattcttaCTTCTCATGTGTTGTCACCAACATCATTTCAATGGCTTCATTGTAAAAGGAAGGAAGAAGCTGACCACCTTCATCGATTAGTTTACAATCAATGTAGCAATCAACTTGTTATTAACTTAAGAAAAGTAACAAGATATCATTGTGGTAACGTAATTAGGAATATCATTTTCAGCAAGAGATCATTGTTTGGAATTATAGAACAAGATGAGGAACAAATTGATGCAGTTTTTACACTTGTTGAATATGTTTATTCTTTTAGTATATCAGATTACTTACCATGGTTAAGTTTTTTTGATTTGGATGGTCACAAGGCAGTTATCAAGAAAGCATATGCTAAAGCAACaaaatatattgatattgaAGTTGATAAGAGGATTCAAATATGGAAAGATGGCAACAAAACTTTGGAAGAGGACATACTTGATGTTCTTATTATGCTCAAAGATGCAAATGGAAATCCATTGATGAATGTTAAAGAGATTAAGGCACAAGTTCTT GAATTCTTTATGGCAACAGTGGATAATCCCTCAAATGCAGTTGAATGGGCATTTGCAGAAATGTTGAATGAACCAAAGTTAATGCAAAAGGCTATAGAAGAACTCAACACTGTTGTTGGGATCAATAGATGGGTTCAAGAATCAGACTTGTCAAGGCTAAATTATGTCAAGGCTTGCATAAAAGAGGCCTTTCGACTCCACCCCTTTATGGCTTTTAATGTTCCTCACTTGTCTGTCTCCGATACCATTGTTGGTGAAAAGTACTTCATCCCTGAAGGGAGTATAGTGTTATTAAGTCGCCTTGGACTTGGACGGAATTCTAGAGTTTGGGAGGAACCATTAAAGTTTAAGCCGGAGCGCCATCTCAAAATGGAAGATGATAGTGAAGTAGTTCTCACTGATTCAAATTTACGTTTGTTATCTTTTAGTATTGGAAGACGAGGTTGTCCAGCAGTGAAACTTGGTTCAACAATTACTACAATGTTACTTGCTAGGCTTCTTCAAGGATTTACTTGGGATTTACCATCAAATTCACCatgcaatgatttaattgagtCATCTAAGATTAATCATTTTTCTACCTTACCACTTCTTGCTCAGGCAAAACCAAGATTAGCTAAGGCCATGTATCTTTAA
- the LOC107016230 gene encoding ninja-family protein AFP3-like — translation MKKCLKMQKDVERVEFDSSLLVYGGFTMGDADERRRRRSRVEMENLSLDTSRDLLQRFMGISEKSELEKVEDINEDELNLGLSLGGRFGVDKSSSNLLVRSSSIAACLPTVRDHDAVAVSSSLSQSVSYNPSLVRTSSLPVETELEWRRRKELQSLRRMEAKRRRSEKVQRNLRGEKCVEDENRGTDQMNLRGGNNNHKKKLEKEQFLATARKFGCKLPTLAALGADDMAMAKGKESYLQEKKKPASQGSMESQGGCSSSISELESKPAQGSADASPSSIQSLHKDLGSRTLGGEVETSPSNTTRSRVQESEAKALGDMPCVFAKGDGPNGRRIDGILYKYGKGEEIRIMCVCHGSFLSPAEFVKHAGGSDVANPLKHIVIKPNPSPFL, via the exons atgaagaaatgtTTAAAAATGCAGAAAGATGTGGAAAGAGTTGAGTTTGATAGTTCTCTTTTGGTGTATGGTGGTTTTACTATGGGTGATGCAGAtgagaggaggaggaggagaagtaGAGTGGAGATGGAGAATCTTTCATTGGATACAAGTAGAGATTTGTTGCAAAGATTTATGGgaatttcagaaaaatctgAACTTGAGAAAGTAGAGGATATAAATGAAGATGAGTTGAATCTTGGGTTGTCATTAGGTGGTAGATTTGGTGTTGATAAGAGTTCATCAAATTTATTGGTGAGGTCTTCTTCTATAGCTGCTTGTTTGCCAACAGTTAGAGATCATGATGCAGTGGCcgtatcatcatcattatcacaATCAGTGAGTTATAATCCTAGTTTAGTGAGAACTTCTTCATTGCCAGTGGAGACAGAGTTAGAATGGAGGAGAAGGAAGGAATTGCAGAGTTTGAGAAGGATGGAGGCTAAGAGGAGAAGATCAGAGAAAGTACAGAGGAATTTAAGGGGTGAGAAATGTGTGGAAGATGAAAATAGAGGGACTGATCAGATGAATTTGAGAGGTggtaataataatcataaaaaaaaattggagaaagAACAGTTCTTGGCTACTGCAAGAAAGTTTGGTTGTAAGTTACCAACATTGGCTGCTTTGGGGGCTGATGATATGGCAATGGCAAAAGGGAAAGAAAGTTACttgcaagaaaaaaagaaaccaGCATCACAAGGGTCAATGGAATCCCAAGGTGGTTGTTCTTCAAGTATATCTGAATTGGAAAGCAAACCTGCACAAG GATCAGCTGACGCAAGCCCTTCTAGTATCCAATCATTACATAAAGATCTTGGAAGCAGAACACTAGGAGGAGAGGTGGAAACTAGTCCAAGTAACACAACGAGAAGTCGAGTGCAAGAAAGTGAGGCAAAAGCATTGGGCGACATGCCATGTGTTTTCGCAAAAGGAGATGGTCCTAATGGAAGGAGAATAGATGGTATATTATACAAGTATGGTAAGGGAGAAGAGATTAGAATTATGTGTGTTTGTCATGGAAGTTTTCTTTCACCAGCTGAGTTTGTGAAGCATGCTGGAGGCAGCGACGTCGCGAACCCTCTCAAGCATATAGTTATAAAACCCAATCCTTCTCCCTTTCTATGA
- the LOC107016390 gene encoding LRR receptor-like serine/threonine-protein kinase RPK2 encodes MKMQFSRILILFLMAFAFSSFPFSAYGKDEVFVVSEKMALLKIKKSFIDPFGILLSWKSDDSSYCSWYGVSCNANSSRVSELRIKGNNTNKLVGNLSHAVAYLEELRVLSLPFHDLTGEIPVQIWELQNLEVLDVQGNAIQGDFSSYNFTRLRKLRVLNLGFNRIVGRFSPSLAKCRCLSVLNLAGNGVNDVIPGFIGGFEKLKVLNLSSNRLIGRVPVNFGVKCRDLEHLDLSFNFLQGEIPRVLGKCSHLRTVLLNSNKFSGVIPSELGGLWKLEVLLLNNNSFTGEIPSSLGNLTALHVCNLLFNNLLFSSENKTIRRCSFVGNSSLTVTPRMSLALAPPMSQQSNESQRVAAPPQGSNQSRNDEKGLTALEITVAVSVALAFVAALAVLVSLCKNGKEEPPSVPRIEASISPDVSNITIFNDVGVVLTYEKIVQATRNFSWSNCIGTGGFGSTYRVEISSELTLAVKRLLTETVDGTIQFEAEIQTLGSINHPNLITLIGYYKSDTDMFLIYNFLPGGNLEKYIHERASRVFNYKVLHKIALDIGLAISFLHDQCDPRIIHRDIKPSNILLDNELNAYLSDFGLSRIMGTGTSSNTAVAGTFGYVAPEYALTSRVSDRADVYSYGVVLLELLSDKRALDPSFAAYEDGFNIVSWANMMLRDDKIEDIFYTSLWEPDSEEKLKAMLHLAVNCTADLPNRPRMIQVVEQLKNLQPENLRTMEILNSSIIEE; translated from the coding sequence ATGAAAATGCAGTTTTCAAGAATCTTGATTTTGTTCTTGATGGCATTtgctttctcttcttttccatTTTCAGCTTATGGAAAAGATGAAGTTTTTGTTGTTTCTGAGAAAATGGCTTTGttgaaaatcaagaaatcatTCATTGATCCTTTTGGGATTTTGTTGAGCTGGAAATCAGACGATTCCAGCTACTGTTCTTGGTATGGAGTGTCGTGTAACGCGAATTCATCAAGAGTTTCAGAGTTGAGAATCAAAGGTAACAATACTAATAAACTTGTTGGGAATCTGTCTCATGCTGTTGCATATCTCGAGGAGCTTCGGGTTCTGTCTCTTCCATTTCATGATCTTACTGGTGAAATTCCTGTTCAGATATGGGAATTACagaatcttgaagttcttgatgtgCAAGGGAATGCCATTCAGGGGGATTTTTCGAGCTATAATTTTACGAGGTTGAGAAAGCTGAGAGTTCTGAACTTGGGATTCAACAGAATTGTAGGGAGGTTTTCACCTTCTCTAGCAAAATGTAGGTGTTTGAGTGTGTTGAATTTAGCAGGAAATGGTGTAAATGATGTCATTCCAGGGTTCATTGGTGGTTTTGAGAAGTTAAAGGTGCTGAATTTATCGTCTAATCGATTGATTGGACGTGTTCCTGTCAACTTTGGAGTTAAATGCAGGGATCTTGAGCATTTAGATCTGTCATTTAATTTCCTACAAGGGGAAATTCCGCGTGTATTGGGGAAATGTAGCCACTTAAGGACAGTTTTGTTGAACTCGAACAAATTTTCTGGTGTGATCCCTTCTGAGCTAGGAGGGCTTTGGAAGCTTGAAGTTCTATTGCTTAACAACAATTCATTTACTGGTGAGATTCCCTCAAGTTTGGGAAATTTGACAGCACTTCATGTATGCAACCTCTTATTCAACaacttattattttcatcaGAAAATAAGACGATAAGAAGGTGTAGCTTTGTTGGAAACTCTTCTCTAACAGTCACCCCAAGGATGTCGTTGGCTTTAGCACCACCGATGAGTCAACAATCGAATGAGTCTCAACGTGTTGCAGCTCCTCCACAAGGGTCTAATCAGTCTAGAAATGATGAGAAAGGACTTACTGCCTTAGAGATTACTGTTGCAGTATCTGTAGCTCTTGCTTTTGTTGCTGCTCTTGCTGTCCTCGTTTCCTTGTGTAAGAACGGAAAGGAGGAGCCACCATCAGTTCCTAGAATTGAGGCCTCGATATCACCTGATGTAAGCAATATTACAATATTCAATGACGTTGGAGTAGTTTTAACTTACGAAAAAATTGTTCAGGCCACTAGAAACTTTAGCTGGAGTAACTGCATTGGGACTGGTGGTTTTGGTTCCACATATAGGGTCGAAATCTCCTCTGAACTTACACTGGCTGTTAAGAGGCTTCTAACTGAAACAGTTGACGGAACTATCCAGTTCGAGGCAGAAATTCAGACCCTTGGAAGCATAAATCACCCAAATCTCATTACACTGATTGGGTATTATAAAAGTGACACTGATATGTTCCTTATATACAACTTTCTCCCAGGAGGCAACTTGGAGAAATACATACACGAGAGGGCGAGCAGAGTTTTTAACTATAAAGTGCTGCATAAAATTGCCCTGGACATTGGTTTAGCTATATCATTTCTACATGATCAGTGTGATCCACGTATTATACACCGGGATATCAAGCCTAGCAATATCCTATTGGACAATGAGTTAAACGCTTATTTGTCCGATTTTGGTTTATCAAGGATCATGGGAACAGGCACCAGCAGCAACACAGCTGTAGCAGGAACATTTGGTTATGTTGCACCAGAATACGCCTTAACAAGTCGTGTGTCTGACAGGGCTGATGTTTACAGCTATGGTGTCGTCCTGCTAGAGCTTCTCTCAGACAAACGAGCATTAGATCCTTCTTTTGCTGCGTATGAGGACGGATTCAACATTGTTTCGTGGGCAAACATGATGCTGCGCGATGACAAGATAGAGGATATATTCTATACAAGTCTATGGGAACCAGATTCTGAGGAAAAGTTGAAGGCTATGCTGCATTTGGCTGTGAATTGTACAGCAGACCTTCCTAACAGGCCGAGGATGATTCAAGTCGTCGAGCAGCTGAAGAATCTTCAACCTGAAAACCTTAGAACAATGGAGATTCTGAATTCATCCATCATCGAAGAATAA
- the LOC107017521 gene encoding isoleucine N-monooxygenase 1-like, which yields MMKIPNLLLMVISNNTTLFFIILTIFISIILKKWNTSVRNYNKPFPPGPKSWPIIGCLPQIFLKNKHALINRIHRIMEEMNTEIACIRVGNYHVIPVTSPELACEFLKSQDSVFSSRPICMSANLISNNYIASVFLPIGDQWMKMRRILASHVLSPTTFQWLSCKRDEEADNLLRFVYNNQCISINLRKVTRCYCGNVIRNMIFSKKSSFGSTIEEEEQVDALFTLLEYLHSFGVSDYLPWLSVFDLDGHKAIIKKAYAKATKYIDIEVDKRIQIWKDGNKTLEEDILDVLIMLKDTNGNPLMNVKEIKAQVLELMLASVDNPSNAVEWTLAEMLNQPKLMQKAIEELNTVVGINRWVQESDLSRLNYVKACIKEAFRLHPFMAFNVPHVSVSDTIVGEKYFIPKWSIVILSRLGLGRNSRVWEEPLKFKPERHLKMEDDGEVVLTDSNLRLLSFSIGRRGCPAVKLGSTITTMLLARLLQGFTWDLPSNSPCNDLIESSKINHFSTLPLLAQAKPRLANAMYI from the exons atgatgaaaataccAAACCTTCTTCTTATGGTTATCTCCAATAACACTACATTATTCTTCATTATATTGACAATCTTCATTTCTATTATTCTTAAGAAATGGAATACTAGTGTAAGAAATTACAATAAACCATTTCCTCCAGGTCCAAAATCATGGCCTATAATTGGATGTCTTCCtcaaatatttctaaaaaataagcATGCTTTAATTAATCGAATACACAGAATTATGGAGGAAATGAACACTGAAATCGCTTGCATTCGTGTTGGTAATTATCATGTTATTCCTGTAACTTCTCCTGAACTTGCTTGTGAGTTCTTGAAGAGTCAAGACTCCGTTTTCTCATCTAGGCCTATTTGTATGTCCGCGAACCTTATTAGCAATAACTATATAGCTTCTGTTTTCCTCCCCATTGGTGATCAATGGATGAAAATGAGAAGGATTCTTGCTTCTCATGTGCTATCACCAACAACATTTCAATGGCTGAGTTGTAAAAGGGATGAAGAGGCTGACAACCTTCTTCGATTCGTTTACAATAATCAAtgtattagtattaatttgaggAAAGTCACAAGATGTTATTGTGGAAATGTAATTAGGAATATGATTTTTAGTAAGAAGTCATCATTTGGAAGTACTATAGAAGAAGAGGAGCAAGTTGATGCACTTTTTACACTTCTTGAATATCTTCATTCTTTTGGTGTATCAGATTATTTACCATGGTTAAGTGTATTTGATTTGGATGGTCACAAGGCAATTATCAAGAAAGCATATGCTAAAGCAACaaaatatattgatattgaAGTTGATAAGAGGATACAAATATGGAAAGATGGCAACAAAACTTTGGAAGAGGACattcttgatgttcttattaTGCTCAAAGATACAAATGGAAATCCATTGATGAATGTTAAAGAGATTAAGGCACAAGTTCTT GAACTCATGTTGGCATCAGTGGATAATCCCTCAAATGCAGTTGAATGGACACTAGCAGAAATGTTAAATCAACCAAAGTTAATGCAAAAGGCTATAGAAGAACTCAACACTGTTGTTGGGATCAATAGATGGGTTCAAGAATCAGACTTGTCAAGGCTAAATTATGTCAAGGCTTGCATAAAAGAGGCATTTCGACTCCACCCCTTTATGGCTTTTAATGTTCCTCACGTGTCTGTCTCTGATACCATTGTTGGTGAAAAGTACTTCATCCCTAAATGGAGTATAGTGATATTAAGTCGCCTTGGACTTGGACGGAATTCTAGAGTTTGGGAGGAACCATTAAAGTTTAAGCCGGAGCGTCATCTCAAAATGGAAGATGATGGTGAAGTAGTTCTCACTGATTCAAACTTACGTTTGTTATCTTTTAGTATTGGAAGACGAGGTTGTCCAGCAGTGAAACTTGGTTCAACAATTACTACAATGTTACTTGCTAGGCTTCTTCAAGGATTTACTTGGGATTTACCATCAAATTCACCatgcaatgatttaattgagtcatctaaaattaatcatttttctaCCTTACCACTTCTTGCTCAGGCAAAACCAAGATTAGCTAACGCCATGTATATTTAA